One Halosegnis longus DNA window includes the following coding sequences:
- a CDS encoding 30S ribosomal protein S4 has translation MPLGSNTKFYETPNHPFQGERIDDEARTLETYGLKNKEELWRAQSELRSYRQEARDLLGDAQGDAEVAAEAGAEFLARLKRYGILDENESLDDVLSLDLTDVLERRLQTVVYRSGLANTPNQARQFINHGHITLDGARVSTPSMKVESGASDDLEYEERSPLADDLHPERAGGDQE, from the coding sequence ATGCCCCTCGGTTCGAACACGAAGTTCTACGAGACGCCGAACCACCCGTTCCAGGGCGAGCGCATCGACGACGAGGCGCGCACCCTCGAAACCTACGGGCTGAAGAACAAGGAGGAACTGTGGCGGGCACAGTCCGAGCTTCGCAGCTACCGACAGGAGGCGCGTGACCTGCTCGGCGACGCACAGGGCGACGCCGAAGTTGCCGCCGAGGCGGGCGCGGAGTTCCTCGCCCGGCTCAAGCGCTACGGCATCCTCGACGAGAACGAGAGCCTCGACGACGTGCTGTCGCTCGACCTGACCGACGTGCTCGAACGACGGCTCCAGACGGTCGTCTACCGCTCTGGACTGGCGAACACGCCGAACCAGGCGCGGCAGTTCATCAACCACGGCCACATCACGCTCGACGGCGCACGCGTTTCCACGCCGTCGATGAAAGTCGAATCCGGCGCATCGGACGACCTCGAGTACGAGGAGCGGAGTCCGCTCGCAGACGACCTGCACCCCGAGCGTGCAGGAGGTGACCAAGAATGA
- a CDS encoding 50S ribosomal protein L18e: MSKTNPRLDSLIADLKSTARNGGGDVWADLAERLEKPRRTHAEVNLGRIERYAREDETVLVPGKVLGSGALRKDVTVAAVDFSGSAETKIEAAGETQTLEEALENNPDGNDVRVIR, from the coding sequence ATGAGTAAGACAAATCCGAGACTTGATAGTCTCATCGCCGACCTCAAATCGACCGCCCGCAACGGCGGTGGAGACGTGTGGGCAGACCTCGCCGAGCGGCTGGAAAAGCCCCGGCGCACCCACGCGGAGGTCAACCTCGGTCGTATCGAGCGGTACGCCCGCGAGGACGAGACGGTACTCGTGCCGGGCAAGGTGCTCGGCTCCGGTGCGCTCCGCAAGGACGTCACCGTCGCCGCCGTCGACTTCTCCGGCTCCGCCGAGACGAAGATCGAGGCCGCTGGTGAGACCCAGACACTTGAGGAAGCGCTCGAGAACAACCCAGACGGCAACGACGTTCGGGTGATTCGATGA
- a CDS encoding alpha/beta fold hydrolase has translation MSYGTGPPLLVVPGVNDPLLPAGSRAWFDGVLSGYCYRQARACAAAGVPRTVWYVSRPAASGAATAAAMADGYRAVLDELGPVDLLGVSMGGFVALELARGDDRVRSVTLALAAARLSRHGRESLETWDAWARGGQWAKVYRAGLAAVTSGWWSRLTAPAIRPFERLRDHPTEAFRRSLAVATRFDAMPWLSELSVPSLVVGGTADPFFTTTAFATTADALGGRYERLNGWGHDVLIDDGRRVDEPIARFLSRCESA, from the coding sequence GTGAGCTACGGAACCGGCCCGCCGCTGCTCGTCGTTCCGGGCGTGAACGACCCCCTCCTTCCGGCCGGCAGCCGGGCGTGGTTCGACGGCGTGCTATCCGGCTACTGCTACCGACAGGCGAGGGCGTGTGCAGCAGCCGGTGTCCCGCGGACGGTGTGGTACGTCTCGCGTCCGGCCGCGAGCGGAGCAGCGACGGCAGCGGCGATGGCCGACGGCTACCGAGCTGTCCTCGATGAGCTTGGGCCGGTCGACCTGCTCGGCGTCTCAATGGGCGGCTTCGTCGCGCTCGAACTCGCACGCGGCGACGACCGGGTTCGGTCGGTCACCCTGGCATTGGCCGCGGCTCGCCTCTCCAGACACGGACGGGAGTCACTGGAAACGTGGGACGCGTGGGCCCGCGGTGGGCAGTGGGCGAAGGTGTACCGCGCCGGACTCGCCGCCGTCACCAGCGGCTGGTGGAGTCGGCTGACGGCACCGGCTATTCGGCCCTTCGAGCGGCTCCGCGACCACCCGACCGAAGCGTTTCGGCGCTCGCTCGCCGTCGCAACGAGGTTTGACGCGATGCCGTGGCTCTCCGAGCTATCGGTGCCGAGTCTGGTCGTCGGGGGCACCGCCGACCCGTTCTTCACGACGACGGCGTTTGCGACCACCGCAGACGCGCTCGGGGGTCGGTACGAACGGCTCAACGGCTGGGGACACGACGTGTTGATAGACGACGGCCGGCGCGTCGACGAGCCGATAGCACGGTTCCTCAGTCGATGCGAGAGCGCGTGA
- a CDS encoding thioredoxin family protein: MQLETMRPNPTWDAASYENAVETFAGLDDPTIRVWGGDWCKDCRSQLPDFGAALEAAGIPDEQIHHHPVEKNDDGSKSGELVEEYGIELIPTVVVELDGEERARFVEEEDAPIIVYLADQFA, from the coding sequence ATGCAACTCGAAACCATGCGGCCGAATCCGACGTGGGACGCGGCCTCCTACGAGAACGCCGTCGAAACGTTCGCGGGGCTGGACGACCCGACCATCCGCGTCTGGGGCGGCGACTGGTGTAAGGACTGCCGGTCACAGCTTCCGGACTTCGGTGCCGCGCTCGAAGCCGCCGGCATCCCCGACGAGCAGATTCACCACCACCCCGTCGAGAAGAACGACGACGGCTCGAAGTCGGGCGAACTGGTCGAGGAGTACGGCATCGAGCTGATTCCGACGGTCGTCGTCGAACTCGACGGCGAGGAGCGCGCTCGCTTCGTTGAGGAGGAAGACGCCCCCATCATCGTCTACCTCGCAGACCAGTTCGCCTAA
- a CDS encoding sensor histidine kinase: MDLSGRPERALAGLSVCALGAGLVTVPVLDMYEDVTVGGKPIYSTVIENSIGLFLALLLVAGGFWIASRDWEFRYVRRMIVWTWGIAAGFGFVFTWVLGIQIGLQGEYKPIIIALDAILLGSVVAFGVGVFDVRREQGKQRADREQNRAAALFENTADDVAALRVSPERVVTLSTNSVFDDNFDDAAAVFEEVIRAAGMESRTAFIEYIVAGEPFEVEVTLDDRGEQRDFIAQVTPYDETDGNVAELFLVLTDVTEQKQLARERVARSRIEQLHQSASEMANAPDDDEAFDLAMSAAEQSLHFDSAVLCIDDEPVRTSGTDGLLDEAAADRIALDEQPLVVRDGGLSVTRRDDEEILTIPIGGQGLLQASKRGESFEESQIRAGELLTTHLRETLRRLEREQTIREERERMEFLNRILRHDLLNGMNVVRMQGQFLESSVDDDDRERVETIIDRVDSMTDLVNTMRSFMKAVIEGNEHELFAMPLDEELTDAIEDAREAHPTAVFEVDGVFPPVEVLADDLISELFHNLLTNAVEHNDADEPLVRITTETTADSVLVRIADNGPGIPEGMRSRVLEKGEKGAESEGTGLGLYLCEEIISTYDGEMRVNESELGGAEFELELPRADAE, encoded by the coding sequence ATGGACCTCTCCGGCCGGCCCGAGCGTGCGCTTGCGGGCCTTTCAGTTTGTGCGCTGGGTGCCGGTCTCGTCACCGTTCCCGTGCTCGACATGTACGAAGACGTCACCGTCGGGGGGAAGCCGATCTACTCGACCGTTATCGAGAACTCGATTGGGCTGTTTCTCGCCTTGCTACTCGTCGCCGGCGGCTTCTGGATCGCCTCCCGAGACTGGGAGTTCCGCTACGTCCGTCGGATGATCGTCTGGACGTGGGGTATCGCCGCCGGCTTCGGCTTCGTGTTCACGTGGGTGCTCGGCATCCAAATCGGGCTTCAGGGAGAGTACAAACCGATAATCATCGCGCTGGACGCGATTCTGCTGGGGAGCGTCGTCGCCTTCGGCGTCGGCGTCTTCGACGTGCGCCGAGAGCAGGGCAAACAGCGTGCGGACAGAGAGCAAAACCGGGCGGCCGCGCTGTTCGAAAACACCGCAGACGACGTTGCTGCGCTCCGCGTCTCGCCCGAACGGGTCGTCACGCTCTCGACGAACAGCGTCTTCGACGACAACTTCGACGACGCCGCGGCCGTCTTCGAGGAGGTGATTCGGGCGGCCGGAATGGAGTCCCGCACCGCGTTCATCGAGTACATCGTCGCCGGCGAGCCGTTCGAAGTGGAAGTGACCCTCGACGACCGCGGGGAACAGCGTGACTTCATCGCGCAGGTGACGCCGTACGACGAGACCGACGGCAACGTCGCAGAGCTGTTTCTCGTGTTGACTGACGTGACAGAGCAAAAACAGCTCGCTCGCGAGCGGGTCGCTCGCAGCCGCATCGAACAGCTCCACCAGTCGGCCTCGGAGATGGCGAATGCGCCCGACGACGACGAGGCGTTCGACCTCGCGATGAGCGCGGCAGAGCAGTCGCTCCACTTCGACAGCGCCGTCCTCTGCATCGACGACGAGCCGGTACGGACCAGCGGGACGGACGGGCTGCTCGACGAGGCTGCGGCCGACAGGATTGCGCTCGACGAACAGCCGCTCGTCGTGCGGGACGGCGGGTTGTCGGTGACGCGGCGAGACGACGAGGAGATACTGACGATTCCAATCGGTGGCCAGGGGCTGTTGCAGGCGAGCAAGCGCGGCGAGAGCTTCGAGGAGAGTCAAATACGGGCCGGTGAGCTGTTGACGACGCATCTGCGCGAGACCTTACGACGGCTCGAGCGCGAACAGACCATCCGGGAGGAGCGTGAACGCATGGAGTTTCTCAACCGCATCCTCCGTCACGACCTCCTCAACGGGATGAACGTCGTCCGGATGCAGGGGCAGTTCCTCGAATCGAGCGTCGACGACGACGACCGCGAGCGCGTCGAGACGATTATCGACCGCGTCGACTCGATGACCGACCTCGTTAACACGATGCGCTCGTTCATGAAGGCGGTCATCGAGGGGAACGAACACGAGCTGTTCGCGATGCCGCTGGACGAGGAGCTGACCGACGCCATCGAGGATGCCCGCGAGGCCCACCCCACGGCCGTCTTCGAGGTCGACGGCGTCTTCCCCCCCGTCGAGGTGTTGGCCGACGACCTCATCTCCGAGCTGTTCCACAACCTGTTGACCAACGCCGTCGAGCACAACGACGCCGACGAGCCGCTCGTCCGCATCACCACCGAGACGACCGCAGACAGCGTGCTCGTCCGTATCGCGGACAACGGTCCCGGTATCCCCGAGGGGATGCGCTCGCGCGTGCTGGAGAAAGGGGAGAAGGGAGCAGAAAGCGAGGGAACTGGGCTCGGACTCTACCTGTGTGAGGAGATAATCAGCACGTACGACGGGGAGATGCGCGTCAACGAAAGCGAGCTCGGTGGTGCGGAGTTCGAGTTGGAGCTGCCCCGCGCCGACGCCGAGTAA
- a CDS encoding thiolase C-terminal domain-containing protein: protein MTRAAVVGAGMTKFGVHDTPLQELFGEAAFGALDDAGVTTDDLDALYFGNAMSGQAENETHLGPRVASHIGAAGLEVQRFEDACATSANAFKNAVRAVDAGVHDVVLVGGVERCTPETGKDTPAMTRIFASASHRQYEQPTGLTFPSVFALLTKRHMHEHGTTEEDLAAVAVKNHANGRLNPRAHFGKETSVEEVLDGPVVADPFRLMDCCPFSDGASAVVVVSDDLADSFDAPVDVTGVGHATDVVPIADKADLPATQAARDAATEAYAQAGIEADDADFAEVHDCFTGAEILASEAIGFAPEGEGGTYAAEGRTALDGDRPINPSGGLKAKGHPIGATGTAQIVELTEQIRGTVGERQVSDANVGVAHNLGGDSATTVVSVLEGRA, encoded by the coding sequence ATGACTCGCGCAGCAGTCGTCGGCGCCGGCATGACCAAGTTCGGCGTCCACGACACACCCCTACAGGAACTGTTCGGCGAGGCAGCCTTCGGCGCGCTCGATGACGCGGGCGTGACGACCGACGACCTCGATGCGCTCTACTTCGGGAACGCGATGAGCGGACAGGCCGAAAACGAGACGCACCTCGGCCCGCGCGTCGCCAGCCACATCGGCGCGGCCGGACTCGAAGTCCAGCGGTTCGAGGACGCCTGTGCCACCTCGGCAAACGCGTTCAAAAACGCCGTCCGGGCGGTCGACGCCGGCGTCCACGACGTCGTGCTCGTCGGCGGCGTCGAGCGGTGTACGCCCGAGACCGGAAAGGACACTCCGGCGATGACGCGCATCTTCGCGTCCGCCTCCCACCGCCAGTACGAGCAGCCGACCGGGCTGACGTTCCCGAGCGTCTTCGCCCTCCTGACGAAACGCCACATGCACGAGCACGGGACGACCGAGGAGGACCTCGCGGCCGTCGCCGTCAAGAACCACGCGAACGGTCGGCTGAACCCCCGCGCCCACTTCGGGAAGGAGACGAGCGTGGAGGAGGTGCTCGACGGTCCCGTGGTGGCGGACCCGTTCCGCCTGATGGACTGTTGTCCCTTCTCCGACGGCGCGAGCGCGGTCGTCGTCGTGAGCGACGACCTCGCTGACTCCTTCGACGCGCCCGTCGACGTGACCGGCGTCGGCCACGCGACCGACGTGGTGCCGATTGCCGACAAGGCCGACCTGCCCGCGACACAGGCCGCCCGCGACGCCGCGACCGAAGCGTACGCGCAGGCCGGCATCGAGGCGGACGACGCCGACTTCGCGGAGGTCCACGACTGTTTCACCGGCGCGGAGATTCTCGCCAGCGAGGCCATCGGCTTCGCCCCCGAGGGTGAGGGTGGGACCTACGCGGCCGAGGGCCGCACCGCGCTGGACGGCGACCGACCCATCAATCCGTCGGGTGGCCTGAAGGCGAAGGGCCACCCCATCGGCGCGACGGGGACGGCCCAAATCGTCGAGTTGACCGAACAGATTCGCGGCACGGTCGGCGAGCGACAGGTCAGCGACGCGAACGTCGGCGTCGCGCACAACCTCGGCGGAGACTCTGCGACCACCGTCGTCAGCGTCCTGGAGGGTCGCGCATGA
- a CDS encoding DNA-directed RNA polymerase subunit D codes for MSEEYAVEFIERGDTEARFLVRNIEPAFANGIRRAMVADVPTLSIDEVRVVENSSVMFDEQIAHRLGMVPLTTPPSEFDEDDVVTLAIDVEGPDTAYSGDLVSSDGLVEPATDGIPIIELKEDQRLEVEADAVLDTGKSHAKHQGGVAVGYRHLQRVEVVGDRGEFEDEEPQVVRGVIEEDGELIPAEAFDNDLTNRYDGKEIEVHDVPNAFVFEVETDGSMSVDELVTEAVGTLRARADELESAVQL; via the coding sequence ATGAGCGAGGAGTACGCCGTAGAGTTCATCGAGCGGGGCGACACCGAGGCGCGGTTCCTCGTGCGCAATATCGAACCGGCGTTCGCCAACGGTATCCGCCGTGCGATGGTGGCCGACGTGCCGACGCTCTCGATCGACGAAGTGCGGGTCGTCGAGAACTCGTCGGTGATGTTCGACGAGCAGATCGCCCACCGACTCGGGATGGTCCCGCTGACCACGCCCCCGAGCGAGTTCGACGAGGACGATGTCGTCACGCTCGCCATCGACGTCGAGGGGCCGGACACGGCCTACTCGGGCGACCTCGTGTCGAGCGACGGACTCGTCGAGCCTGCCACCGACGGCATCCCCATTATCGAACTGAAGGAGGACCAGCGGCTCGAAGTCGAAGCCGACGCCGTCCTCGACACCGGAAAGTCCCACGCCAAACACCAGGGCGGCGTGGCCGTCGGTTACCGACATCTCCAGCGCGTGGAGGTCGTCGGCGACCGCGGCGAGTTCGAGGACGAAGAGCCGCAGGTCGTGCGCGGCGTCATCGAGGAGGATGGTGAACTCATCCCCGCCGAGGCGTTCGACAACGACCTGACGAACCGCTACGACGGCAAGGAGATCGAGGTCCACGACGTGCCGAACGCGTTCGTCTTCGAGGTGGAGACGGACGGGTCGATGAGCGTCGACGAGCTCGTGACCGAGGCCGTCGGCACACTCCGCGCTCGCGCGGACGAACTGGAATCCGCAGTCCAACTGTAA
- a CDS encoding 50S ribosomal protein L13, translating into MNTAEFDADLVVDARDCIVGRVASNVAQQALDGDRVAIVNAERAVITGNEEATMDVYRTRAEVGSDSGPYYPKRPDRIFKRAVRGMLPYKTTNGREAFENVRVYVGNPHDEEGEVLEGTSLDRLSNIKFTSLAEVSEELGANVTW; encoded by the coding sequence ATGAACACAGCAGAGTTCGACGCAGATCTCGTCGTCGACGCCCGCGACTGCATCGTCGGTCGCGTCGCGTCCAACGTCGCACAGCAGGCCCTCGACGGTGACCGCGTGGCTATCGTCAACGCCGAACGCGCCGTCATCACGGGGAACGAAGAGGCCACGATGGACGTGTACCGCACGCGCGCGGAGGTCGGCTCCGACAGCGGCCCCTACTACCCGAAGCGCCCGGACCGCATCTTCAAGCGAGCCGTGCGCGGCATGCTCCCGTACAAGACGACGAACGGCCGCGAGGCGTTCGAGAACGTCCGCGTCTACGTCGGGAATCCGCACGACGAGGAGGGTGAGGTGCTCGAGGGCACGTCGCTCGACCGACTGTCGAACATCAAATTCACCTCGCTCGCCGAGGTGTCCGAGGAACTTGGTGCAAACGTCACATGGTAA
- a CDS encoding Mrp/NBP35 family ATP-binding protein: MNEERVRDILRGVEDPALGDDIVSLGLVNSIELDGDAVTVDLALGAPYSPVETDIADEVRELLEAEGLDVELAANVDRGLDPDEEVLPGVENVIAVSSGKGGVGKSTVAVNLAAGLADMGASVGLFDADVYGPNVPRMVESDERPQATPDETIVPPERFGMKLMSMAFLVGEDDPVIWRGPMIHKLITQLVEDVEWGRLDYMVVDLPPGTGDTQLTLLQSVPISGSVIVTTPQEVALDDARKGLRMFGKHDTPVLGIVENMSGFKCPDCGNVHDIFGSGGGQRFADENDLPFLGELPLDPDVREGGDTGQPVVLDDESDTGAAFRKFVRETADMQGIVHRQRTANR; the protein is encoded by the coding sequence ATGAACGAGGAGCGGGTCCGTGACATCCTGCGCGGAGTCGAGGACCCAGCGCTGGGCGACGATATCGTCTCGTTGGGACTGGTCAACAGCATCGAACTCGACGGCGACGCCGTGACCGTCGACCTTGCGCTCGGGGCACCGTACTCGCCCGTCGAGACCGACATCGCAGACGAGGTGCGTGAACTGCTCGAAGCCGAGGGACTCGACGTCGAGCTTGCGGCCAACGTCGACCGGGGACTCGACCCCGACGAGGAGGTGCTTCCGGGCGTCGAGAACGTCATCGCAGTCTCCTCCGGTAAGGGTGGCGTCGGAAAGTCGACCGTCGCCGTCAACCTCGCGGCCGGCCTCGCGGACATGGGTGCGAGCGTCGGGCTGTTCGACGCCGACGTGTACGGCCCGAACGTCCCGCGGATGGTCGAGAGCGACGAGCGACCGCAGGCGACGCCGGACGAGACCATCGTCCCGCCCGAACGCTTCGGCATGAAGCTGATGAGCATGGCCTTCCTTGTCGGCGAGGACGACCCCGTCATCTGGCGCGGCCCGATGATTCACAAGCTCATCACCCAACTCGTTGAGGACGTGGAGTGGGGGCGACTCGACTACATGGTCGTCGACCTTCCGCCCGGGACGGGCGACACACAGCTCACGCTGCTCCAGTCGGTACCGATCTCGGGGTCGGTAATCGTGACGACGCCACAGGAGGTGGCGCTCGACGACGCGCGCAAGGGGCTGCGCATGTTCGGCAAGCACGACACCCCTGTGCTCGGTATCGTGGAGAACATGTCCGGGTTCAAGTGTCCCGACTGCGGGAACGTCCACGATATCTTCGGCTCCGGCGGCGGCCAGCGGTTCGCCGACGAGAACGACCTGCCGTTCCTCGGTGAGCTCCCCCTCGACCCCGACGTGCGCGAGGGTGGCGACACGGGACAGCCGGTCGTGCTGGACGACGAGAGCGACACGGGAGCGGCGTTCCGCAAGTTCGTCCGCGAGACGGCCGACATGCAGGGAATCGTCCACCGCCAGCGCACCGCGAACCGATGA
- a CDS encoding 30S ribosomal protein S13, producing the protein MSAEEPDTDAEEDEDIQYFVRIGQTDLDGTKSVERSLMELNGIGQRTARIVAAKADVDRDSVFGSLDEDVIARVVETVENLADEIPEWMVNHQDHYFTGESTHEFGNDLEMTRRRDINRMKMIDSYRGVRHKRGQKVRGQRTKSTGRTEGTIGVNVEAIKEQQAEEAEGGEE; encoded by the coding sequence ATGAGCGCGGAAGAACCAGACACAGACGCCGAGGAAGACGAGGACATTCAGTACTTCGTCCGCATCGGCCAGACCGACCTCGACGGGACGAAGAGCGTCGAGCGGTCACTGATGGAGTTGAACGGAATCGGCCAGCGAACGGCCCGCATTGTCGCAGCCAAGGCAGACGTCGACCGCGACTCGGTCTTCGGCTCGCTCGACGAGGACGTCATCGCACGCGTCGTCGAGACCGTCGAGAATCTCGCCGACGAGATTCCCGAGTGGATGGTCAACCACCAGGACCACTACTTCACCGGCGAGTCGACCCACGAGTTCGGCAACGACCTCGAGATGACGCGTCGACGCGACATCAACCGCATGAAGATGATCGATTCGTACCGTGGCGTTCGACACAAACGCGGCCAGAAGGTCCGCGGACAGCGCACCAAGTCCACCGGTCGTACCGAGGGGACCATCGGTGTGAACGTCGAGGCAATCAAGGAACAGCAGGCTGAGGAAGCCGAGGGAGGTGAAGAGTAA
- a CDS encoding Zn-ribbon domain-containing OB-fold protein, translated as MNLTYDEWAAAVREGELLGLSCDACDHTNGVPTGACPHCGNRDLTRVSLPTDGVVHSETTIQVPPEGFEERGYQVAVIELGDAKVMGRIDGDSERVAIGDEVVLSGVITEDDDHPAPLFASA; from the coding sequence ATGAACCTGACGTACGACGAGTGGGCCGCGGCGGTTCGCGAGGGCGAACTGCTCGGTCTCTCTTGTGACGCGTGTGACCACACGAACGGCGTGCCGACGGGCGCGTGTCCCCACTGCGGGAACCGCGACCTCACTCGGGTGTCGCTCCCGACGGACGGCGTCGTCCACTCGGAGACGACCATTCAGGTGCCGCCGGAAGGGTTCGAGGAGCGCGGCTATCAGGTCGCGGTTATCGAACTCGGCGACGCGAAGGTGATGGGACGCATCGACGGGGACAGCGAGCGCGTCGCTATCGGCGACGAGGTTGTGCTGTCGGGCGTAATAACGGAAGACGACGACCACCCCGCGCCGCTGTTCGCGTCGGCTTAG
- a CDS encoding 30S ribosomal protein S11: MSDEKWGVAHVYASFNNTIITVTDVTGAETIVKSSGGTVVKQNRDEASPYAAMQMAEAVADDIQEAGITGLHVRVRGPGGNLNKSPGPGAQATIRALARAGLEIGRIEDVTPIPHDGTRAPKNAGF; this comes from the coding sequence ATGAGTGACGAGAAATGGGGCGTCGCACACGTGTACGCCTCGTTCAACAACACGATCATCACAGTAACGGACGTGACCGGCGCGGAGACCATCGTGAAATCATCCGGTGGGACGGTCGTGAAACAAAACCGCGACGAGGCGTCGCCGTACGCGGCCATGCAGATGGCCGAGGCGGTCGCCGACGACATCCAGGAGGCCGGCATCACCGGACTGCACGTCCGCGTGCGCGGCCCCGGTGGGAACCTCAACAAGTCTCCGGGCCCCGGCGCGCAGGCGACGATTCGTGCGCTCGCACGCGCAGGGCTCGAAATCGGTCGCATCGAGGACGTAACTCCGATTCCGCACGACGGAACGCGCGCACCGAAGAACGCAGGGTTCTGA
- a CDS encoding tyrosine--tRNA ligase: protein MNARDRTDLITRYTEETVTEEEIETLLQERENPHAYIGYAPTGEMHIGHFTTMRKLADFVAAGLEVTVLVADLHAHLDDEKSPFELLEARSTYYEEAIRGMIEAAGGDPDDVEFVRGTDYQLEEPYTLELYRLIADTTISRAKRAGSEVVRQSDNPKLGGLVYTLMQSLDVLALDADIAYGGIDQRGIYMLSRELFDEDEKPACVFAPLLSGLTGGKMSASDATSKVNLTDSPDEVDEKIQGAYCPQGEVEDNGVLEYLEYLVFPVFDERGETLTVERPEEYGGNLVYETYDELERDYVSGELHPADLKPGAAAAISAVIDPVRERLTSQPELLANAYPDAYE, encoded by the coding sequence ATGAACGCCCGCGACCGCACGGACCTGATTACGCGGTACACCGAGGAAACCGTCACCGAGGAAGAAATCGAGACGCTGCTGCAAGAACGCGAGAACCCCCACGCGTACATCGGCTACGCGCCGACCGGCGAGATGCACATCGGCCACTTCACGACGATGCGCAAGCTCGCCGACTTCGTCGCCGCCGGACTCGAGGTGACCGTCCTCGTCGCCGACCTCCACGCCCACCTCGACGACGAGAAATCCCCCTTCGAGCTACTGGAGGCCCGCTCGACCTACTACGAGGAGGCCATCCGCGGCATGATCGAGGCCGCCGGCGGCGACCCCGACGACGTGGAGTTCGTCCGCGGCACCGACTACCAGCTCGAAGAGCCGTACACGCTCGAGCTCTACCGGCTCATCGCCGACACCACCATCTCGCGGGCGAAACGCGCTGGCAGCGAGGTCGTCCGCCAGTCCGACAACCCCAAGCTCGGCGGCCTGGTGTACACCCTGATGCAGAGTCTCGACGTGCTCGCGCTCGATGCCGACATCGCCTACGGCGGTATCGACCAGCGGGGCATCTACATGCTTTCTCGCGAACTGTTCGACGAGGACGAGAAGCCGGCCTGCGTCTTCGCGCCCCTGCTCTCGGGACTGACCGGCGGGAAGATGTCGGCCTCCGACGCCACCTCGAAGGTGAACCTCACCGACTCGCCCGACGAGGTCGACGAGAAGATTCAGGGGGCCTACTGTCCACAAGGCGAAGTCGAGGACAACGGCGTTCTCGAATACCTCGAGTACCTCGTCTTCCCGGTGTTCGACGAGCGCGGCGAGACGCTCACGGTCGAACGCCCCGAGGAGTACGGCGGGAATCTCGTCTACGAAACGTACGACGAACTGGAACGCGACTACGTCTCCGGTGAGCTTCACCCCGCCGACCTGAAGCCGGGGGCGGCGGCGGCAATCTCCGCGGTCATCGACCCGGTCCGGGAGCGACTCACGAGCCAGCCCGAACTGCTGGCGAACGCCTACCCGGACGCGTACGAGTAA